The Vampirovibrio chlorellavorus nucleotide sequence TTTGTGTTGCAAGGGGCTCATCCGCACGATATCGGCACCATTCTGGACCGGGAAGGGATTGCCCTGCGGGCGGGTCACCACTGCGCCCAGCCCATTATGCAGCGTTTCGGCCTTCCGGCTACTGCTCGGGCCTCGTTTTCCTTCTACAACACCCGTGACGACATTGACGCGCTGGTGCAAGCCGTCAAAGTGGTGGTCAAACTGTTTAACTAGTTAGAAAGCCCATTTCCCATGTCTGACTACAACGAGCTTTATCAGCAAATCATTCTGGAGCATAACAAAAAGCCCCGCAATTTCAGGGTTTTGGATTCCGCCAATGCCTACGCGCTGGGCAAAAATCCCTTGTGCGGCGATCAGTTTGCCGTCTACACCCAGCTCGATTCAGAGGGGAAAATCGAGGACATCGGTTTTCAGGGTGATGGGTGCGCCATTGCCAAGGCCAGCGCTTCGCTGATGACCAACGCCGTCAAGGGTAAAACCCGAGCGGAAGCCCTGCAAATGCGG carries:
- the sufU gene encoding Fe-S cluster assembly sulfur transfer protein SufU, which codes for MSDYNELYQQIILEHNKKPRNFRVLDSANAYALGKNPLCGDQFAVYTQLDSEGKIEDIGFQGDGCAIAKASASLMTNAVKGKTRAEALQMREEFQQLLRGELDESAPHHLGRLTILSGVREYPVRVKCATLAWHTLGAALQGQSEATTE